From the genome of Chionomys nivalis chromosome 19, mChiNiv1.1, whole genome shotgun sequence, one region includes:
- the Btnl2 gene encoding butyrophilin-like protein 2: protein MVNYPGYSLPGGVAASLLFLLLTVKHPDDFRVVGPALPILAKVGEDALLTCQLLPKRTAAHMEVRWYRSDPDTPVIVHRDGAEVAGLQMEEYRGRVEWTEDSTHEGSVALKIHQIQPGDDGQYWCRLQEGDNWKEASVLLRVAALGSSPNIHVEGPGEGGIQLVCTSQGWFPEPEVYWEATWGEELLSFSQNHVLGEDGLFYVEDTLVVRNDTSETYSCFIYNHGLKEAKEATIALPEKLQTELASSRVIGPSQPILVRVGENIEITCHLTPEADAQSMEVRWVRSHYYPAVHVHVGGAHSAGEQMAEYRGRTLVMRDAVHEGKLTLRIRDAGTSDDGRYRCLFGKDGVYQEARVDVQVMAVGSTPRITQEVLKDGGLQLRCTSDGWFPRPQVHWRDRGGRAVPSFSEAFHQGSQGLFQVETLLLVTNGSVVNMTCSISLPWGEEKAAWFSLSDSRIALLWMALPVLLLPLAMAMDLLKVKHPRKDQKHHSNQQHLRNDGSHTRTSL, encoded by the exons ATGGTGAATTACCCAGGCTACAGTCTGCCCGGCGGCGTGGCTGcctccttgctcttccttctgctgACTGTGAAGCACCCAG ATGACTTCAGAGTAGTGGGGCCTGCCCTTCCCATCCTGGCCAAAGTCGGGGAAGATGCCCTGCTAACATGCCAGCTCCTCCCGAAGAGGACAGCGGCGCACATGGAGGTGCGATGGTACCGCTCCGACCCCGACACGCCTGTGATTGTGCACCGGGACGGAGCCGAGGTGGCCGGGCTACAGATGGAGGAATACAGAGGCAGGGTGGAGTGGACAGAGGACAGCACTCACGAGGGAAGTGTGGCCCTGAAGATCCACCAGATCCAGCCAGGTGACGATGGGCAATACTGGTGCCGCCTCCAGGAAGGGGACAACTGGAAGGAAGCAAGCGTGCTGCTCCGAGTGGCGG ccctaggatcTTCTCCAAACATCCACGTGGAGGggcctggagagggagggataCAGCTCGTATGCACGTCCCAGGGCTGGTTCCCTGAGCCTGAGGTCTATTGGGAGGCCACGTGGGGAGAAGAGTTGTTGAGTTTCTCTCAGAATCACGTGCTGGGTGAAGATGGGCTGTTCTATGTGGAAGACACACTAGTGGTCAGGAACGATACTTCAGAGACCTATTCCTGCTTCATCTACAACCATGGCCTCAAAGAGGCCAAGGAGGCCACCATTGCCCTGCCAG agAAACTCCAGACAGAGCTGG CTTCCTCAAGGGTGATTGGACCTTCCCAGCCCATCCTTGTCCGAGTCGGAGAGAACATAGAAATAACGTGTCACCTGACACCTGAAGCTGACGCTCAGAGCATGGAGGTGAGGTGGGTCCGGTCCCACTATTACCCCGCAGTCCACGTGCATGTGGGCGGGGCCCACTCGGCGGGAGAGCAGATGGCGGAATACAGAGGGAGGACTCTGGTGATGAGAGATGCCGTCCACGAGGGAAAGCTGACCCTGCGGATACGCGATGCTGGAACTTCAGATGATGGGAGGTACCGGTGCCTTTTTGGAAAAGACGGTGTCTACCAGGAGGCCCGTGTGGATGTGCAGGTGATGG CGGTGGGCTCCACCCCGCGGATCACCCAGGAGGTCCTGAAGGATGGAGGCTTGCAGCTGAGATGTACATCTGATGGGTGGTTCCCACGGCCCCAGGTGCACTGGAGGGACAGAGGCGGAAGGGCTGTACCATCGTTTTCCGAGGCCTTTCATCAAGGGAGCCAGGGGCTGTTCCAGGTGGAGACGCTTCTGCTGGTCACAAACGGCTCAGTGGTGAACATGACCTGCTCCATCAGCCTCCCTTGGGGCGAGGAGAAGGCTGCATGGTTTTCCCTCTCCG ACTCCAGGATAGCTCTGTTATGGATGGCCCTGCCCGTTCTGCTGCTGCCTCTTGCCATGGCTATGGACCTGCTGAAGGTGAAGCACCCTCGGAAAG ACCAGAAACACCACAGCAATCAGCAACATCTCAGGAATGATGGAAGCCACACAAGGACTTCCCTCTGA